A stretch of Halomonas elongata DSM 2581 DNA encodes these proteins:
- a CDS encoding 2OG-Fe(II) oxygenase: protein MTMPDTSSRTEPFLPTAVTRLATLDWQHIESDLDIRGMAILPGLLDEGECRLLGGLYARRELFRRHIEMARHGFGHGEYRYFAYPLPRLVAELRAALYVRLVPIANRWNLAMRQERRYPRQHVDFLAECHAAGQHRPTPLLLRYHAGDNNCLHQDLYGDLAFPLQAVILLTEPGQEHEGGEFVLSEQRPRRQSRVEVLPLHRGDVAIFASHHRPVQGTRGIYRVKMRHGVSQVRAGQRLAAGLIFHDAE, encoded by the coding sequence ATGACCATGCCAGATACCTCCTCACGCACCGAGCCCTTTCTGCCGACAGCCGTCACCCGCCTGGCGACTCTCGATTGGCAGCATATCGAGAGCGATCTCGATATCCGAGGCATGGCCATCCTGCCGGGACTGCTCGATGAGGGCGAATGTCGGCTCCTCGGCGGGCTCTATGCCCGCCGGGAGCTCTTTCGTCGTCATATCGAGATGGCCCGCCACGGTTTCGGGCACGGCGAGTATCGCTACTTCGCTTATCCGCTCCCCCGCCTCGTGGCCGAGCTGCGTGCGGCCCTCTACGTGCGACTCGTCCCCATCGCCAACCGCTGGAATCTCGCGATGCGACAGGAGCGGCGCTATCCCCGACAACACGTCGACTTCCTGGCGGAGTGCCACGCTGCCGGCCAACACCGCCCAACCCCCTTGCTTCTGCGCTACCACGCCGGGGACAACAACTGCCTGCACCAGGACCTGTATGGCGATCTCGCCTTTCCCCTCCAGGCAGTGATCCTGTTGACGGAACCCGGTCAGGAACATGAGGGAGGCGAGTTCGTGCTGAGCGAACAGCGACCGCGACGTCAGTCCCGCGTCGAGGTGCTCCCGCTGCATCGGGGCGACGTGGCCATCTTTGCCAGTCACCACCGGCCAGTGCAGGGAACTCGGGGCATCTATCGGGTCAAGATGCGCCATGGTGTCAGCCAGGTACGTGCCGGTCAGCGACTCGCCGCCGGCCTCATCTTCCACGATGCCGAATAG
- a CDS encoding LysR family transcriptional regulator — translation MDRIDQWQAFIRVAEMGSFTRAAVALAWPRATVSLAVRRLEETLGVRLLHRTTRKVRLTPDGERFLQRARTLVAEAEELERLFRQPSEEATGRLVVDVPSRVARRLVAPALGQLLARHPRLQVVLGSSDRHVDLVAEGVDCVVRFGPLQDSDLVARRLGRVALVNCASPDYLKRHGMPRQAEDLAAGHLMVGYASPHSGREERFEVVEHGQVRDIALASRVVVNNAENYIACCRAGLGLIQVPRFDVDDLLRGGDLVEVLPQSRAEGMDVSVLYPHRRHRAVRIDVFMDWFAAMMAPYLEKDGAS, via the coding sequence ATGGACAGGATCGATCAGTGGCAGGCCTTCATCAGGGTGGCGGAAATGGGCAGCTTCACTCGGGCCGCCGTGGCCCTGGCCTGGCCCAGGGCGACCGTGTCGCTTGCCGTGCGGCGCCTCGAGGAAACCCTCGGCGTGAGGCTGTTGCACCGCACGACGCGCAAGGTGCGACTGACGCCGGACGGCGAACGTTTCCTGCAACGAGCCAGGACCCTGGTGGCGGAAGCGGAAGAGCTCGAGCGACTGTTCCGGCAGCCGAGCGAAGAAGCAACGGGGCGACTGGTCGTCGATGTGCCGAGTCGTGTGGCCAGACGACTCGTCGCGCCGGCGCTGGGGCAGTTGCTGGCAAGGCATCCCCGTCTGCAGGTGGTGCTGGGGTCCTCGGATCGCCATGTCGACCTGGTGGCCGAGGGAGTCGACTGTGTCGTGCGTTTCGGTCCCCTGCAGGACAGCGATCTGGTCGCGCGTCGACTGGGGCGGGTGGCGCTGGTGAACTGCGCCAGCCCCGATTACCTGAAACGCCACGGCATGCCCCGCCAGGCCGAGGATCTCGCTGCAGGGCATCTCATGGTGGGCTATGCCTCTCCTCACAGTGGCCGCGAGGAACGCTTCGAGGTGGTCGAACACGGCCAGGTACGGGATATCGCGCTGGCGAGCCGGGTCGTGGTCAACAACGCCGAAAACTACATCGCCTGCTGCCGGGCCGGGCTTGGCCTCATCCAGGTACCGCGCTTCGATGTCGACGACCTGCTGCGTGGCGGCGATCTGGTCGAGGTACTGCCCCAGAGCCGAGCCGAAGGCATGGACGTCTCGGTGCTCTATCCGCATCGACGGCACCGTGCAGTGCGCATCGATGTCTTCATGGATTGGTTCGCTGCCATGATGGCGCCCTATCTCGAGAAGGATGGGGCGTCATGA